The following proteins are co-located in the Atribacterota bacterium genome:
- a CDS encoding GntR family transcriptional regulator — protein MEKNDQFIPKYYQLKEYLKDMIQSGGVLPKQKLPSESELIRQFKISRHTVRHAFSELENEGLIYKEQGKGTFCAYRGSKKERRIAVLTTYISNYIFPYIIRGIEEILCESGFSFSIASTGNDKQREEECMKRLLEQDISGLIVEPTKSARPNLNLKYFQELERRGVPYIFLHATYPDLDSAYIIMDDEKGGYLATKYLLELGHRNIAGIFLSDDLQGVRRQTGFLSALKEYSISINNEYLGNYNTEQLFSYPFHFSMDLLRKKNCPTAIVCYNDQITIQVIEAIRRSNLKIPVDISVVGYDNSNLAIATEVKLTTINHPKDEMGKRVARMIVDMIEGKEDKPAFIYQPELIIRSSCASVSQELSRTK, from the coding sequence ATGGAGAAAAATGATCAATTTATACCAAAATATTATCAACTAAAAGAATATCTAAAGGATATGATTCAAAGTGGAGGTGTTTTACCCAAACAAAAATTACCTTCCGAAAGTGAACTTATCCGGCAATTTAAGATAAGCAGGCACACTGTACGCCATGCTTTTAGTGAACTGGAGAATGAAGGATTGATATATAAAGAACAGGGTAAAGGTACTTTTTGTGCTTATCGGGGGAGCAAGAAAGAGAGAAGAATAGCGGTGTTAACCACCTATATTTCCAATTATATTTTTCCATATATCATCAGGGGTATTGAAGAAATCCTATGTGAATCAGGGTTTTCCTTCAGTATAGCCAGTACAGGTAATGATAAACAAAGAGAAGAAGAATGCATGAAGAGATTATTGGAACAGGATATCTCAGGATTGATTGTGGAACCAACGAAAAGTGCTAGACCTAATTTAAATTTGAAGTACTTCCAGGAGCTGGAGCGACGTGGTGTACCATACATCTTTCTGCATGCAACTTACCCTGACCTTGATTCTGCTTATATAATAATGGATGATGAAAAAGGCGGTTATCTTGCTACTAAATATTTATTAGAATTAGGCCATAGGAATATTGCCGGTATATTTCTCTCTGATGATTTACAGGGAGTAAGAAGACAGACGGGATTTCTATCTGCCCTAAAGGAATATAGTATTTCTATTAATAATGAGTATTTAGGTAACTATAATACTGAACAATTGTTTTCTTATCCCTTCCACTTTTCCATGGACTTATTGCGAAAAAAGAACTGTCCTACCGCTATCGTATGCTATAATGATCAGATAACTATTCAGGTTATTGAAGCTATACGCCGTAGTAACCTGAAAATACCTGTCGATATTTCGGTAGTGGGATATGACAATTCAAATTTGGCGATAGCAACTGAAGTTAAATTAACCACCATAAACCACCCAAAAGATGAGATGGGTAAACGAGTTGCACGTATGATTGTAGATATGATTGAAGGCAAAGAGGATAAACCAGCATTTATCTATCAGCCTGAACTTATTATCAGAAGTTCATGTGCGTCGGTTTCACAAGAGCTAAGCAGAACTAAATAA
- a CDS encoding L-ribulose-5-phosphate 4-epimerase translates to MLESLKKAVYEAHINLWDNKLVMWTSGNVSARDSETNFVVIKPSGVSYKDLSPSNLVVVDLNGNTIEGSLKPSVDMATHLYVYKHMPEVNSVIHTHSTYASAFAAVGMEIPVCLTAMADFFGDKIPLGELVLIGEEEIGKEIVNKIGNSKAIIMKNHGPFTIGKDIKESLQAAIFLEEAAKVIIIAKILGEPQIIPGDIVKILHKNYTEKYGQKRR, encoded by the coding sequence ATGCTGGAAAGTTTAAAAAAAGCAGTATATGAAGCTCATATCAATCTATGGGATAATAAATTGGTGATGTGGACTTCCGGAAATGTAAGTGCACGAGATTCAGAAACCAATTTTGTTGTTATTAAACCCAGTGGAGTATCTTATAAAGACTTATCACCTTCCAATTTAGTAGTAGTTGATTTAAACGGTAATACCATTGAAGGATCCTTAAAACCTTCAGTAGATATGGCTACCCATCTTTATGTATATAAACATATGCCTGAGGTAAATTCAGTAATCCATACTCATTCTACTTATGCCAGTGCCTTTGCAGCTGTTGGTATGGAAATCCCTGTTTGTCTTACTGCTATGGCCGATTTTTTTGGAGACAAGATACCACTCGGTGAACTGGTATTAATTGGAGAAGAAGAGATTGGTAAAGAAATTGTAAACAAAATAGGAAATTCTAAAGCTATAATTATGAAAAATCACGGTCCATTTACTATCGGGAAAGATATTAAAGAATCTTTGCAGGCAGCTATCTTTTTAGAAGAAGCGGCTAAAGTCATAATTATAGCTAAAATTCTGGGAGAACCACAAATTATTCCAGGAGATATAGTGAAAATACTTCATAAAAATTATACAGAAAAATATGGACAGAAAAGGAGATAA
- a CDS encoding FGGY-family carbohydrate kinase: MSSQFLLGTDIGTQGTKTVMVNPDGQIISSAFSEYDVLKPKPTWAEQWPDVWVKATFETISKTLEKSRAKPGEIAGIALSGLYGGSGIPVNKAIEPIRPCLIWMDRRATEEVQWVKDNVDKNKIFGITGNYVDSYYGFTKMMWIRNNEPDNWKKIFQFITPKDYVIYKLTGENIIDFSSAGNIGGIFDIKKRIWSEEMCNILGIPKSMLPQQIVKSANIIGKVSRGASQLCGLLEGTPVVAGGIDAPVASLSAGVLEEKSHVAMAGTSICWGVVHKGQHLSPKLVSFPYVAYDDEMIYTFGGAATAGGIVRWFRDQFGEKEMSAEKELNVSAYQLMDKEAEKITPGSEGLLLLPYFMGERSPIWDPDAKGTIIGLTLYHTRNHIYRAILEGVALSLRHNIEAGLESGLELAEDCIMVGGATKSPLWLKMFSDVTGFPIKTLKQDVEAPYGDALLAGVGTGILNSYQKIKDWVQFNNPIYPDEKVKKIYDQYFVEYKKAYEVLKDTMKRLSRI, translated from the coding sequence ATGTCAAGCCAGTTTCTGTTAGGAACTGATATTGGTACACAGGGTACTAAAACAGTAATGGTGAATCCTGATGGTCAGATAATTTCATCAGCATTTTCAGAGTATGATGTCCTTAAGCCGAAACCGACCTGGGCTGAGCAATGGCCTGATGTATGGGTAAAGGCAACCTTTGAGACAATAAGTAAGACTTTAGAGAAGTCCAGAGCAAAACCAGGTGAGATTGCCGGAATTGCCTTGAGTGGATTATACGGTGGTTCTGGTATACCGGTTAATAAGGCGATAGAGCCGATAAGACCCTGCCTTATCTGGATGGATCGACGTGCAACTGAGGAAGTTCAGTGGGTAAAGGATAATGTAGATAAAAACAAAATTTTTGGTATCACCGGAAATTATGTCGATTCCTATTATGGATTTACCAAGATGATGTGGATTAGGAATAATGAGCCAGATAACTGGAAAAAAATCTTTCAATTTATAACTCCCAAAGATTATGTAATATATAAATTGACTGGAGAGAATATTATAGATTTTTCTTCAGCAGGAAATATTGGTGGAATATTTGATATAAAAAAGAGAATCTGGTCTGAGGAAATGTGTAATATACTTGGTATTCCCAAGTCAATGTTACCCCAACAGATCGTAAAATCTGCTAATATTATAGGTAAAGTTTCCCGAGGAGCTTCGCAGTTATGTGGTTTACTGGAAGGAACACCGGTAGTTGCTGGTGGAATAGATGCGCCAGTAGCTTCTTTAAGTGCTGGAGTTCTTGAAGAAAAGAGCCATGTAGCTATGGCCGGTACTTCCATATGCTGGGGAGTGGTGCATAAAGGACAGCACCTATCTCCAAAATTAGTTAGTTTTCCCTATGTAGCTTATGACGATGAGATGATTTATACTTTTGGGGGAGCTGCAACTGCCGGAGGTATTGTCAGATGGTTTCGGGATCAATTCGGAGAAAAGGAGATGTCTGCCGAAAAAGAATTGAATGTCTCAGCATATCAGCTTATGGATAAAGAAGCTGAGAAAATTACTCCCGGTTCAGAAGGGCTCTTATTATTACCATATTTTATGGGCGAGCGTTCACCCATCTGGGACCCTGATGCCAAAGGAACTATAATTGGTTTAACCTTATATCATACCAGGAATCATATCTACCGTGCGATTCTGGAAGGAGTTGCCCTTTCTTTAAGACATAACATTGAAGCTGGTTTAGAAAGTGGATTAGAGCTGGCAGAGGATTGCATAATGGTCGGCGGAGCCACTAAATCACCTCTTTGGCTTAAGATGTTTTCAGATGTAACCGGATTTCCTATTAAAACTCTCAAGCAAGATGTAGAGGCACCCTATGGAGATGCCTTGCTAGCTGGAGTTGGTACAGGGATTTTAAATTCTTATCAGAAGATAAAAGATTGGGTACAGTTCAATAATCCCATATATCCTGATGAGAAGGTGAAAAAAATTTATGACCAGTATTTTGTAGAATATAAAAAAGCATACGAAGTTCTCAAGGATACTATGAAAAGATTAAGCCGAATATGA
- a CDS encoding nucleoside-diphosphate kinase has protein sequence MEKTLVLIKPEAIKRAQVGEIISRFEGVGLNLEEMKIIRPTREIIEKHYPDKQDWIRNVGSKTIDTYKKYNLDLRKDLGTEDALEIGQIIRKWLIQHLTASPVVALILSGNHAVEVTRKIVGSTVPLFAELGSIRGDFSADSPDCSTPEKRVLYNLVHTSESVEEARREITLWFGDDFNRS, from the coding sequence ATGGAAAAAACATTGGTTTTAATCAAACCTGAGGCCATAAAAAGAGCTCAGGTGGGTGAGATTATATCTCGATTTGAAGGAGTAGGTTTAAATTTAGAGGAAATGAAAATAATACGGCCTACCAGGGAAATAATAGAAAAGCATTATCCAGATAAGCAAGACTGGATTAGGAATGTGGGAAGCAAAACAATAGATACTTATAAGAAATATAATTTAGATTTAAGGAAAGATCTGGGTACCGAAGATGCCCTGGAAATTGGTCAAATAATTAGAAAATGGTTAATTCAGCATTTAACTGCTAGTCCTGTGGTAGCTCTTATCTTAAGCGGTAACCATGCAGTTGAGGTAACCAGAAAAATTGTAGGTAGCACAGTTCCTCTTTTTGCGGAATTGGGGTCTATCAGAGGTGATTTTTCTGCAGATTCTCCCGATTGCTCTACCCCGGAAAAAAGGGTCTTATACAATTTAGTCCATACTTCTGAATCAGTAGAAGAAGCAAGACGGGAAATTACTCTCTGGTTTGGAGATGATTTTAACAGAAGTTAG
- a CDS encoding pyridoxal-phosphate dependent enzyme, with product MIDLTINEEQLRRTIKRAKEKNIIIPTFKQMKNPELIPKGIKEKLKKIGLWDIDSYNLFRITWKNQPVKVGGLFGGVNVLELPSQLTGVPARIIGLVGKWFPTGSHKVGATFGCLVPRLITGQFDPTKDKAVWPSTGNYCRGGAYNADLLSCASIAILPEGMSKERFEWLSQVAGEVIGTPGSESNVKEIFDKSWELKKTRDNVVVFNQFEEFGNYLWHYEVTGQAIKEVLDQVMNSSEKFRGIVLTTGSAGTIGCGDYLKEIFPNSKIAAGEALQCPTLLANGFGAHRLEGIGDKHVPWIHNVKNTDLVIAVDDNNAMGIIRLFNEPAGKDYLKELKIEDDIIDQLPLLGISSVANLIMAIKFAKYYELTEKDIVFTVFTDSMELYGSRLKELQEQFGLYDNQDAAIDYHRNLMALTTDYLQELTYYDRKRIHNLKYFTWIEQQGKDLEELNSQWYDYDNYWYDIRNQVDRIDELIAEFNKKTGLL from the coding sequence ATGATTGATTTAACTATAAATGAAGAACAACTGAGAAGAACAATTAAAAGAGCTAAGGAAAAGAATATTATTATTCCCACTTTTAAGCAAATGAAAAATCCAGAGCTTATTCCAAAAGGAATCAAAGAAAAACTAAAAAAGATTGGTTTATGGGATATTGACTCTTACAATTTATTTCGCATTACCTGGAAGAATCAACCGGTAAAAGTTGGTGGACTTTTTGGTGGCGTTAATGTTCTAGAATTACCCTCACAATTAACCGGTGTTCCAGCGCGGATAATTGGATTGGTAGGCAAGTGGTTCCCAACTGGATCGCATAAAGTAGGAGCTACCTTCGGATGTCTGGTTCCACGATTGATAACCGGACAGTTTGATCCGACTAAAGATAAAGCAGTTTGGCCTTCTACCGGTAACTATTGTCGGGGAGGAGCCTATAATGCGGACTTGCTTTCCTGTGCATCAATTGCCATTCTACCAGAAGGCATGAGCAAAGAACGTTTTGAATGGCTATCACAGGTAGCAGGAGAGGTGATTGGTACACCAGGTTCAGAAAGTAATGTGAAAGAGATCTTTGACAAGTCCTGGGAATTAAAAAAGACCAGAGATAATGTGGTGGTATTTAACCAGTTTGAAGAATTTGGTAACTACCTCTGGCATTATGAAGTTACCGGACAAGCGATTAAAGAGGTATTGGACCAGGTTATGAATTCCAGTGAAAAATTTAGAGGCATAGTATTAACTACAGGTTCTGCAGGTACCATAGGCTGCGGAGATTATTTAAAAGAGATATTTCCCAATAGCAAAATTGCTGCAGGGGAGGCTTTACAATGCCCGACTCTCTTAGCAAATGGATTTGGTGCTCACCGTCTGGAAGGTATTGGCGATAAGCATGTACCCTGGATTCATAATGTAAAGAATACCGACTTGGTCATTGCCGTTGATGACAACAATGCTATGGGGATCATCCGGTTGTTTAATGAACCTGCTGGAAAGGATTATTTAAAGGAGTTGAAGATAGAAGATGACATAATTGACCAATTGCCATTACTGGGAATTTCCAGTGTTGCTAATTTAATTATGGCTATTAAGTTTGCTAAATACTACGAACTTACTGAAAAAGACATTGTATTTACCGTATTTACCGATTCTATGGAGCTCTATGGTTCCAGATTAAAGGAGTTGCAAGAACAGTTTGGTCTCTATGATAACCAGGATGCTGCCATTGACTACCATCGTAATCTAATGGCTTTAACTACTGATTACTTGCAGGAGTTAACCTATTATGATCGAAAAAGGATTCATAATTTAAAATATTTTACCTGGATAGAACAGCAGGGTAAGGATTTAGAAGAATTAAATTCTCAGTGGTATGATTATGATAATTACTGGTATGATATTCGTAATCAGGTTGATAGAATTGATGAACTTATTGCTGAATTCAATAAAAAAACCGGATTATTATAA
- a CDS encoding CBS domain-containing protein, with amino-acid sequence MTRIHSFNLQKLAERLKQIKAKDIMTEDVVIVKKDDTLADVAELMIDKRISGFPVLENDEIIGIITANDLFLVMDMIKTGEVLKNNSADYSQPKVSFAMSTEIITVSPEGNLDEIIALMKYRNIHTLPVTTQNKLVGVIGRRDVFKSFYCAIRDLIL; translated from the coding sequence ATGACCAGAATTCATTCTTTTAACCTGCAAAAGTTAGCAGAGCGATTAAAACAGATAAAAGCAAAAGATATTATGACCGAAGATGTTGTTATCGTAAAAAAAGATGATACCCTCGCTGATGTTGCTGAATTGATGATTGATAAAAGGATCAGCGGTTTTCCGGTTTTAGAAAATGATGAAATCATTGGTATAATAACAGCAAATGACCTTTTTCTAGTAATGGATATGATAAAGACCGGAGAAGTATTAAAAAACAATAGCGCTGATTATTCCCAACCAAAGGTAAGCTTTGCCATGTCTACAGAAATTATTACCGTGAGTCCTGAAGGAAATCTTGATGAAATTATCGCCTTAATGAAATATAGAAACATTCACACTCTACCGGTAACCACCCAGAATAAACTGGTGGGAGTAATCGGTCGTCGAGATGTATTTAAAAGCTTTTACTGTGCAATTCGAGATTTAATATTATAA
- a CDS encoding response regulator, translating to MTKKQILIVDGDVMQAERLKRNLELENYIVDVMYHGTEAIVTLKRKWVDLIISSITLQGTMNGIQLLQEIKKHKEFSKIPVIITSSKINLEKTIYDIGATLFIEKPYDIFELVKKIKYIFPE from the coding sequence ATGACCAAAAAACAAATTCTTATTGTGGACGGAGATGTTATGCAAGCAGAGAGACTGAAAAGGAATCTGGAATTAGAAAATTATATTGTTGATGTGATGTATCATGGTACTGAAGCAATAGTGACTTTGAAAAGAAAATGGGTTGATTTGATTATCTCTTCCATAACATTGCAGGGAACTATGAATGGTATTCAATTATTACAGGAGATAAAAAAACATAAGGAATTTAGCAAGATTCCTGTTATTATTACAAGCAGTAAAATTAATCTGGAAAAAACTATCTATGATATTGGAGCAACTCTATTTATAGAAAAACCATATGATATTTTTGAATTAGTTAAAAAAATCAAATATATCTTCCCTGAATAA
- a CDS encoding glycosyl hydrolase family 65 protein has translation MNRLWQFIKNNNNNYGSSPWSLEYFKFEPGQEKLREALCTLGNGYLGTRGAFNESTASRIHYPGTYLAGVYNKLDSNVAGKTIANEDLVNCPNWLSLTFKTGQDQEWIMPSLHHIVSYYQKLDLKEALLIRNYKIKEDSGKITNVETRRIVHMGNIHLVAQEYSIISENYDGEVIIRSGLDGNVENRGVERYGELNSLHLIAEPSGEFSDDGIYLAVNTNQSNIQIAMASHVSINNNGKEVKLTSTNTKKEEKAIFQEFKIQVRKQERYTVEKIVSIYTSLDKDSKNPLKSAIESVQKVSDFSLLLASQKEVWSNLWNMFDLETEGPIFSQKTLRLHIFHLLQTASPHNSKLDVGIPARGLSGEAYRGHIFWDEVYILPFYDYRLPEVTQSTLLYRYRRLEQARKYARENGYRGAMFPWQSGSSGEEETQIIHLNPKSGKWGPDYSRNQRHISFAIAYSIWEHWKIAHDFDFLCKYGAELFLSIAQFGASLSYFDPKDQKYHTRGLMGPDEFHEKLPGSIEAGFKDNAYTNIMIVWTLQRALEMLSSILPLKRKEGLLRKLKINQEELIVWTEITRKMNLIINEEGIISQFDGYFSLPELNWKAYKKKYGNIQRMDRILKAEGKSPNDYKVAKQADTLMLPYLFSLSELEDIFHQLGYRFDEEISRKNYNYYVQRTSHGSTLSKVVHCYLADILGQSKQSWKWYCEVLNSDINDIQGGTTPEGIHTGVMGGSINIALKRYAGVDVINGIINIDPDLPKKWKHIKFKIKYKCIWYSLEIEKHKINVTLSATKAVPDNYQEKINIRHQEYLLNLNKTYTFYLK, from the coding sequence TTGAACAGGTTATGGCAATTTATAAAAAACAACAATAATAATTACGGTTCTTCTCCCTGGTCCTTAGAATACTTTAAATTTGAACCAGGTCAAGAAAAACTTAGAGAGGCTTTATGCACTTTAGGCAATGGCTATCTGGGTACCAGGGGGGCTTTTAACGAATCTACTGCCTCCCGAATCCATTACCCCGGAACCTACCTGGCAGGAGTATATAATAAATTAGACAGTAACGTTGCCGGAAAAACCATTGCTAACGAAGACCTGGTTAATTGCCCCAACTGGTTATCTCTGACTTTTAAAACCGGTCAAGACCAGGAATGGATAATGCCCTCTCTTCATCATATTGTTTCCTATTATCAAAAATTAGACCTGAAAGAAGCACTATTAATTAGAAATTATAAAATTAAAGAAGATTCCGGGAAGATAACCAATGTAGAAACCCGTCGAATAGTCCACATGGGCAATATACATCTGGTAGCACAAGAATATTCTATTATTTCTGAAAATTACGACGGTGAAGTTATTATTCGCTCCGGTTTAGATGGTAATGTTGAAAATAGGGGAGTAGAAAGATATGGTGAACTGAATTCCTTGCATCTGATAGCAGAACCAAGCGGGGAATTTTCTGATGATGGTATCTATTTAGCTGTTAATACCAACCAATCAAATATACAAATCGCTATGGCTTCTCATGTATCTATCAACAATAACGGTAAGGAAGTGAAATTAACTTCCACCAATACCAAAAAGGAAGAGAAAGCTATCTTTCAGGAATTTAAAATCCAGGTAAGAAAACAAGAGAGATATACTGTAGAAAAAATAGTTTCTATTTATACATCTCTGGATAAGGATAGCAAAAATCCCTTAAAAAGTGCTATTGAATCAGTGCAAAAAGTTTCTGATTTTTCATTACTATTAGCATCACAAAAAGAAGTTTGGTCTAATCTCTGGAATATGTTTGATTTAGAAACAGAAGGACCTATCTTCTCACAAAAAACCTTAAGGTTACATATTTTTCATCTCCTGCAAACTGCCTCTCCCCATAATTCTAAATTAGATGTGGGCATACCTGCCAGAGGTCTATCCGGTGAAGCTTATCGCGGTCATATCTTTTGGGACGAGGTATATATTTTACCATTTTATGATTATCGTTTGCCGGAGGTAACACAATCTACCCTGCTCTATCGTTATCGCAGATTAGAACAGGCTAGAAAATATGCCAGAGAAAATGGTTACCGGGGAGCAATGTTCCCGTGGCAAAGCGGCTCCAGCGGAGAAGAAGAGACACAAATTATTCACCTTAATCCCAAATCCGGTAAATGGGGACCTGATTATAGCCGAAATCAGAGACATATTTCTTTTGCTATTGCTTATAGTATATGGGAACATTGGAAAATAGCACATGATTTTGATTTTCTGTGTAAATATGGAGCTGAGCTATTCCTATCAATTGCCCAATTTGGGGCTAGTTTGTCCTATTTTGATCCAAAAGATCAAAAATACCATACCAGAGGATTAATGGGACCAGATGAGTTTCATGAAAAGCTTCCTGGGTCAATTGAAGCTGGTTTTAAAGATAATGCTTATACCAATATAATGATTGTTTGGACCTTGCAAAGAGCACTGGAGATGCTGTCATCTATACTTCCTCTAAAACGAAAAGAAGGGTTGCTTAGAAAATTAAAAATAAATCAAGAAGAACTAATAGTTTGGACCGAAATTACCAGAAAGATGAATTTGATAATAAATGAAGAAGGAATTATTAGCCAGTTTGATGGCTATTTTTCTCTGCCAGAACTGAACTGGAAGGCTTATAAAAAAAAATATGGTAACATTCAGAGAATGGATCGTATCTTAAAAGCAGAGGGTAAATCTCCCAATGATTATAAGGTAGCAAAGCAGGCTGACACTCTTATGCTGCCCTATTTATTTTCTCTATCAGAACTAGAAGACATTTTTCATCAATTGGGATACAGATTTGATGAAGAGATTTCAAGAAAAAATTATAACTATTATGTTCAGAGAACCTCTCATGGCTCTACCCTTAGTAAAGTGGTGCATTGCTATTTAGCAGATATTTTAGGGCAGTCCAAACAATCCTGGAAATGGTATTGTGAGGTGCTAAACTCCGATATCAATGATATTCAAGGCGGAACTACACCGGAAGGAATACATACCGGAGTAATGGGTGGTTCCATAAATATTGCTCTGAAAAGATATGCCGGTGTAGATGTAATTAATGGTATAATAAATATAGATCCTGACCTTCCTAAAAAATGGAAACATATAAAATTTAAGATAAAATACAAATGTATCTGGTATTCCCTGGAAATAGAAAAACATAAAATTAATGTTACCCTTTCCGCTACTAAAGCAGTACCGGATAATTATCAGGAAAAAATTAATATACGCCACCAAGAATACCTGTTGAATTTGAATAAAACATATACCTTTTATCTTAAATAA
- the otsB gene encoding trehalose-phosphatase: MKNRLAFHSVIFDLDGVITKTATVHAHAWKKVFDEYLKLRAKRNGEPFQEFTYQNDYLTYVDGKPRYTGVENFLSSRNIRLPFGDPSDSPDKETICGIGNKKNQLFDKLLQKEGAEVFESTIILIKNLKNNGIRVGVASSSKNCLSVLKSVHLEYLFETRVDGIVSQKLNLKGKPEGDIFVTAAKNLDSLPETSVVVEDASSGVEAGRNGGFGLVLGVARENNEKELAKHGADLVVPDLSEISVDLINNWFLRKPKSFFLCFENLKKAPQIFPREHLNGKNIFINPYYQRTGKSVINTRQKMTLFLDYDGTLTPIVESPELAIISPDMKKTVETLASIHTVAIVSGRLREDVQNLVGIKGIFYAGSHGFDIEGPGGFSMIHPDAKKTIPLISRIIKLLKEKLNNINGVLIEEKKFSVAVHYRKVKSSIDLQCIKKVVNDMVQKYDELRILKGKKVFEILPNIDWDKGKAVKWIMDALDITWESTAAFYIGDDTTDEYAFRTIITRGTAILVSDDPEKASTADFQLQSPKEVQRFFEQVMAIYKKQQ, from the coding sequence ATGAAAAATAGGCTTGCTTTTCATTCAGTAATATTTGACCTTGATGGAGTGATAACTAAAACTGCTACAGTACATGCTCATGCCTGGAAAAAAGTCTTTGATGAATATCTTAAATTAAGAGCAAAAAGAAATGGGGAACCATTTCAAGAATTTACTTACCAGAATGACTATCTTACTTATGTTGATGGAAAACCTCGCTATACGGGAGTAGAAAACTTCCTGTCATCACGCAATATTCGCCTTCCCTTCGGAGATCCCTCTGATTCTCCGGATAAAGAAACAATTTGTGGAATAGGCAATAAAAAAAATCAATTATTTGATAAACTGCTGCAGAAAGAAGGAGCTGAGGTTTTTGAATCAACCATCATCCTTATTAAAAATTTAAAAAATAACGGGATCAGAGTTGGAGTAGCCTCTTCTTCTAAAAATTGTCTCTCGGTTTTAAAATCTGTTCACCTGGAGTATTTATTTGAAACAAGGGTAGACGGAATTGTATCTCAAAAGTTAAATCTAAAAGGAAAACCGGAAGGAGATATTTTTGTGACCGCTGCTAAAAACCTGGATAGTCTTCCCGAAACTTCTGTGGTAGTGGAAGATGCCTCATCTGGAGTTGAAGCTGGTAGAAATGGGGGATTTGGTTTGGTACTGGGTGTAGCCAGAGAAAACAATGAAAAGGAATTAGCAAAACATGGAGCAGATCTGGTCGTACCTGATTTATCAGAAATAAGTGTTGATTTAATAAATAACTGGTTTTTAAGAAAACCAAAATCTTTTTTCTTATGTTTTGAAAACCTGAAAAAAGCACCCCAGATATTCCCCCGGGAACATCTTAATGGAAAAAATATTTTTATTAATCCTTACTATCAGCGTACCGGCAAATCTGTTATCAATACCAGGCAAAAAATGACCTTATTCTTAGATTATGACGGAACTTTGACTCCCATTGTAGAAAGTCCTGAACTGGCTATTATTTCTCCTGATATGAAAAAAACAGTAGAGACTTTAGCCAGCATTCATACTGTGGCAATCGTCAGTGGTAGATTAAGAGAAGATGTCCAAAATCTGGTTGGAATAAAGGGTATTTTTTATGCCGGTAGCCATGGTTTTGATATAGAAGGACCAGGTGGTTTCAGTATGATTCACCCGGATGCAAAAAAAACTATCCCTTTGATTTCTAGAATTATAAAGCTACTAAAAGAAAAACTGAATAATATAAATGGGGTCTTGATTGAAGAGAAAAAATTTAGTGTAGCAGTTCATTATCGTAAGGTAAAAAGTTCAATAGATTTACAATGCATTAAAAAGGTAGTAAATGATATGGTACAAAAATATGATGAGTTGAGAATATTAAAAGGTAAAAAAGTTTTTGAAATTCTTCCCAATATAGACTGGGATAAGGGTAAAGCAGTTAAATGGATTATGGATGCTCTTGATATAACCTGGGAATCAACAGCAGCATTCTACATTGGAGATGATACCACTGATGAATATGCCTTCCGTACCATAATAACTAGAGGTACTGCCATTTTAGTCTCAGATGATCCAGAAAAAGCTTCCACTGCTGATTTTCAGTTACAATCACCAAAAGAGGTACAAAGATTCTTTGAACAGGTTATGGCAATTTATAAAAAACAACAATAA